CGGTATCGATGACGGCCTTCATGGCCCTCTCCATATTTCTGATATCGTTCAGTGCGTCGAAGATCCGAAAGACACGAACGCCGTTTTCGGATGCAGACAAGACAAATTTATCGACGACATCATCCGGGTAATGACGGTAGCCGACGAGATTTTGTCCTCGAAGGAGCATCTGGATCGGCGTCTTGACAAAGATTTCCCGAAGTGTTCTGAGACGATCCCACGGATCATCGTTCAGATACCGGATACAGGTGTCAAAGGTCGCCCCGCCCCAGGCTTCAACGGACCAGAAGCCGGCTTTTTCCATCTCGCGGGCTAGAGCGAGCATGTCTTCGGTCCGCATACGAGTTGCCGCCAGTGACTGATGAGCGTCACGGAGCGTTGTGTCGGTAATATTGAGTTTTTTCATAGTGTTCTCCCTGCTCATACGAGTTATCTAAACCTTTATTATTTTGGAGTGAAAAGTTAAAAAAGTAGTCCCTTGAGGGCGGTGGAAAAAAACTAGGGATAAATATTGTCGCCAAGAACAAGTGCATAGTTGTTCGTAAAATTAATATTATTAAGACCAGAAACAGTTCCTAACCTATATATCCCACCGCCATAACGAGCTGTGTTATTGTAAATATCTAAATCACCATTCACATCGAGCTTGCCAGATGGTGCCAAAAATATTCCACCCCCAAATCCATCTCCGTTTACGTTCCGGTTATTTTTCAGGATAAGAGTGGCCTTCTTTTCAATGACTAACCACCCTTTAGAGGTTATATCAATAAGTGCGGTGTTGATATCATCATAATTCCCGGTTTGTCCTTCCATGATACCGTTGAGGACCATGTGGTCGTAATCTTCGTGACCTGTACTTTTCGTAATCGTAACCTTGGTCGTGCCAGAATCAAGCGGATTTCCGATCTGCAGAAGTGCCCCGTTGTAATCGGGAGCACGCTCAAAGTTCCCGCCATTTTCAATGAGGATCTTTACATCACCATAGCTTAGAGTCTGAATATTCGAAGGCGAAAGCTCAATTGGTTCATCACCAACAATAATTGGATTCTCATTAGTAAAAGTGAAGTCTTTGTTATTGCTTGGATGGACTTCAACTACAATCTCATAATTTGGATCTCCCGGAGAAGCATTGTTGTAATATTTATTGTACCACTCATTGATTGAATCAACAAACTCAAACGTAGTAGTGTAGCCATGCTCTCCAACAA
The sequence above is a segment of the uncultured Methanocorpusculum sp. genome. Coding sequences within it:
- a CDS encoding type IV pilin N-terminal domain-containing protein, with amino-acid sequence MDTSKDSGVSPVIATVLLIALSVVLIALVAAVVMASISSFTPVENKVVRFTVEVNATNNTALITPVAGTDLPFMTSYRVYTNNGHWDSPDAQGIQVPDFNSTVTYVNIVGNFSDRVTALVFSGKVVIEGGVIIVTPVENPYYIVGEHGYTTTFEFVDSINEWYNKYYNNASPGDPNYEIVVEVHPSNNKDFTFTNENPIIVGDEPIELSPSNIQTLSYGDVKILIENGGNFERAPDYNGALLQIGNPLDSGTTKVTITKSTGHEDYDHMVLNGIMEGQTGNYDDINTALIDITSKGWLVIEKKATLILKNNRNVNGDGFGGGIFLAPSGKLDVNGDLDIYNNTARYGGGIYRLGTVSGLNNINFTNNYALVLGDNIYP